CCCAACCCTTCACATATTCGATGCGTATTTGGTGCATATTACAACCCTCACGAGGCCTTAAGTTTACAATATCGGCAATCCGATCACATTTAACAATCTTACCGCCATTCCATCCGGATTTTTTCCATTTTCCATCGGGCGTGTTGTTGCCCAAATTCAAGATCGAGAGGAAGTACGGATCCGGATGAGAGTTCACCAATCTCCACGGTTCAGTACGCTCCATCCAATTGCATGCCTCGATCCAATTTTTGGCCCTATAAGCCTCCTCATCGGGTGGGTACAAGTCCGTTTCCTCTTCCTCCACATGGGGCGGCTCGTCATTGTCAACAAGGGGCATCAACTCGGCACATGCATCTTCCATCTCACTAGTATGATCGGAGTTGTTGTCACCAGTATACTCGCTAGTCATGTTACCTATCAGAATAAAAcacaattatatgacaataattggcaattatatgacaataaaaCATTACAAAAAAGACAGCAATGTTAAACACTTAAAATTCAAATCCATTAAAAGATTACAACATTCGGTTACAAAATGCTACACTACTAATTATATTACGATTCTTGAACATTTTTAAGATCTTCTAGTCTACTAGCACACTTCCTTTTATCATGGCCTTCCATTTGACAATAAGTGCACCTTCTTGGCGGCTTCTCCTTTTTACCAATCGATTCTATTGGACTTTTGAAATGAACGTCCTTCTTCCTCCCTTTAGTTTGGGACATAATAGGGTCAAGAATTATTTCTTCATGAGCACTTGCATTTGGAGCTTGCGAATTGCTTTCGTAAGATTTAATTCCATCAATGCTCATTCTCTCGAGAATTGGTATTTCTCGATTCATCAATCCAATGGCATAATCATACCATTCCTTGGATGCAATGCTACTTTGACAAAAACTCATAGTTAACATTGTCATGCTATTAAATCGATCGGTTGAGGTCATCTCATGACTTTTTCCAACATCCAAATTGTAAGGCAACACACCATCAACTCTATAGGCATGCATTGTCCACCTCCGGTTTATGTAATACGGGGGAATTTTCAAAACTCGTTTCTTAGTGAAGACCGCCAATAGGTGTCTACAAGGTAGCCCCGAATGTTCAAGCATTCTACACGTACACATTCCCAAAGAGCTTGCTTTCTCGAATGCCACAAAATAAACATTTCTTCTCGTAGTCTCGGACATGGGCCTATAACAACTATAGTACGTATAAACATCCCTCATTCCCTCCCCTTCTTCACTAGCTCGTCGGTCTTTTTCAACAAAGTATTTTGAAGACTCAACCAATTCATCTTGAAATCTTCTAAACATTTCCTTAGTGTAGATACAAGAAGCATGATACTCCAATGTGGTATGCAATTTCATGGGACGTTTTAGATTAATGGTGACATAATCTTCTTCCTTCTCCCTCATGAATTGCCTTGCCAATGCTTTTTGGGCATTTTCAATGAATTCCTTCAAACCCGTTGCCGAACTCACATACTTATCAAAGAAAGAATTCATCCCCTCACTCCT
The sequence above is drawn from the Apium graveolens cultivar Ventura chromosome 2, ASM990537v1, whole genome shotgun sequence genome and encodes:
- the LOC141696644 gene encoding protein FAR1-RELATED SEQUENCE 5-like, which codes for MDFNNCIYKSLTECVFEARWTSFVEKYHLQDHKWLNKLYELKHKWIPAYTINKFSAFQNSTSRSEGMNSFFDKYVSSATGLKEFIENAQKALARQFMREKEEDYVTINLKRPMKLHTTLEYHASCIYTKEMFRRFQDELVESSKYFVEKDRRASEEGEGMRDVYTYYSCYRPMSETTRRNVYFVAFEKASSLGMCTCRMLEHSGLPCRHLLAVFTKKRVLKIPPYYINRRWTMHAYRVDGVLPYNLDVGKSHEMTSTDRFNSMTMLTMSFCQSSIASKEWYDYAIGLMNREIPILERMSIDGIKSYESNSQAPNASAHEEIILDPIMSQTKGRKKDVHFKSPIESIGKKEKPPRRCTYCQMEGHDKRKCASRLEDLKNVQES